The region CCTGAAATTCTAGCGTACATAACGAGTGGGTAATACCTTCGATCGCATCCGATAAGCAGTGCGTGAAGTCATACATTGGGTAAATGCACCATTTGTCACCGGTTTGGTGATGGTGCGCAAACTTAACGCGATAAATCACCGGGTCGCGCATACACATAAAGCTAGAGCTCATGTCAATTTTTGCGCGCAATGAACATTCGCCTTCTTTAAACTCGCCGTTTTTCATTTTTTCAAATAAGGCTAAGTTTTCTGCTACAGAAGTGTCACGATGCGGGCTATTTTTACCTGGCGCTTTTAACGTACCACGGTACTCGCGCATTTCTTCACCATTTAAGAAACACACATAGGCTAAGCCCTTCTCAATTAACTCTACTGCGTAGCCGTGCAAACGGTCGAAGTAATCTGACGAGTAGCGAATATCACCCGCCCAATCAAAGCCTAACCACTTAACGTCTTCTTGAATAGAATTGACGTAATCGATGTCTTCTTTTTCAGGGTTAGTATCGTCGAAACGCAGGTTACAAAGGCCTTGATAATCCTGAGCAATACCAAAGTTTAAACAAATAGATTTGGCATGACCGATATGTAAATAACCATTCGGCTCAGGCGGGAAGCGGGTTTGCACGTGGTTGTGCTTACCACTACTTAAATCAGCATCAATAATTTGACGAATAAAGTTAGTTGGACGGTTTTCAGTATCCGACATCCAAAAGGCCTCTAAACTAAAAGAAAATAACAAGATAATAGCTCGGCATTATATACCTAAGCCGAGCAAAGATGCGAGTTTACAGACCATAAATTATGAAGAATACCAACAAGTCATGCCGCTTGACTTGAGAGATCAATCACCGTCGTCAAAAAACGCTTTCATACGACTGTTCAACTCTTGTTCATCCAGCACTTCAATTTGCGTTGCAACCGTCCAGACATGGCCGAAAGGGTCTTGCAAGGTGCCAGCGCGATCACCGTAAAACTGATCGGCAACAGCTCTTAGTTCTTTACCGCCAGCGGCAATCGCTTGGGCAAAAAGCGCATCAACATCATCGCAGTAAATCATCAGGCTAACCCCTGCACCGCCGAGCGTTTCGGGACTCAATGCCCCCATCTCAGGTTGTTCATCTGCGATCATAAAGTGTGAATTGCCGATCTTCATATCTGCGTGGGCAACACCACCGTCAGGGGTATTAAGCTCTAGCCAAGGCTGAGCGTTAAAAGCGCTTTGATAAAAAGCTAGTGCGGCTTTAGCATCTTTAGCAACGAGGTACGGAGTAATGGCGTGATAGCCGTCTGGAATAGTAGAAACTGACATGGGCGCTCCTAGTAACATTTTTTATCGAGTATTATTTTAGTCGATAAATTATAATTGACCGCATGCAGCACTTTCGCTTAACACTAAATTGACTATGACGCGCGTTGTTTTATTAGCATTTGCTATTTACGCATTCCACCTATGTGCCTTTGCTAAACCTTCAAATGGCGAGACCATTACTCTCGCTGTGGGACACGATCATCAAAGCATGCTTGATAATCGCTACGACGTGTATCGCGCCAACTGGGACGCGCTAAAAATGGGGCTGGAGGATCTAGGTCATCAATTGGAGGCAAGCGCAGCACCTTGGGCGCGAGCAAAAGCTTATGTGCAATCAGGCCAGTTAGACGGGTTATTTATTGCTGCCCGATTACCGGCACGTGACAAGTGGGCAGTGTTTACTGACACCATAGGTTATGAGATATATGGTTTTTTCGAGCGAAGCACCTTTACCCCACCAGCACAAATTTACGCGGGTATTCGCTTAGGGGGAGAAGACCGAGTGCTGTCTTTTATACCACCTGAACAACTGCTCTATGTGCCTACGGCTCAGCGCGGCTTAAAACTGTTAAGTGACGGTAAAGTTGACCGATTTGCCATGTCGTACGGTTATGGTCAGTACCTGCTCAATACTGAGCTAAAAAATATGCAGTCACATATTCGCTTTAATCCTGAAAACAGTGAAATACGCAGCTTACACATCGCCATTTCCAAACAACACCCCAACAAAGAGCGAGTTTTACAGATTTTAAATCAAGCCATCGCGCACAGTGTTGCCAAAGGTTATTATCAAGCGGCGATGATAAAGAACAAAGTGCCCAAGCGTATGTGGATAAACGGGCAAAGTGAAGCTAGCTTGCCCTAAGCTCGTCAAACATGGCTTTTACTTGTAAATCGCCAAAACTGTATCTCTCCATCTGACGTGAGAACTCGCTAAATACTGCTGAAAATTCTGGCCCTTGCTGTTTACTGCCAGATGATAACTCATGCATTATTTGGCATAACACGCGCTCTGGTTCGCCCAAGCCTTGCTGGTCTGGCACTCTTGCCAACTCTGCATTCACCGCAGCTGCAACAAACGAGAAGTGAGATAGAGCGCGACTTGCTATAGCTGTCATCTGGGCGTGATCTTTGGCTGCATACGCTAACCACAGCGCGGCAAAGCTATTGATATCATCACGAGATAAAGGTACTGCACGCTCAAAAGAGGTAACCAGCTCAGCGTTAGACATGGCTGCGTAACAGTATTCATTTCCCTGGTTTGGTTGGACTAAATAGACCGGGTTTGCTTTACCTTGTAATAGTAAAAACAAACAAAACCACAAGTTACATTGGCAAAATAAGTCATGTTCAAACCAGCAAAACACAGCTTCTTCGCCAC is a window of Thalassotalea euphylliae DNA encoding:
- a CDS encoding substrate-binding periplasmic protein, with amino-acid sequence MTRVVLLAFAIYAFHLCAFAKPSNGETITLAVGHDHQSMLDNRYDVYRANWDALKMGLEDLGHQLEASAAPWARAKAYVQSGQLDGLFIAARLPARDKWAVFTDTIGYEIYGFFERSTFTPPAQIYAGIRLGGEDRVLSFIPPEQLLYVPTAQRGLKLLSDGKVDRFAMSYGYGQYLLNTELKNMQSHIRFNPENSEIRSLHIAISKQHPNKERVLQILNQAIAHSVAKGYYQAAMIKNKVPKRMWINGQSEASLP
- a CDS encoding VOC family protein, giving the protein MSVSTIPDGYHAITPYLVAKDAKAALAFYQSAFNAQPWLELNTPDGGVAHADMKIGNSHFMIADEQPEMGALSPETLGGAGVSLMIYCDDVDALFAQAIAAGGKELRAVADQFYGDRAGTLQDPFGHVWTVATQIEVLDEQELNSRMKAFFDDGD